CACTTCATTTAAGCCATAAATAATATTGTGCCGTGAGTCTTATAGGGGAGATAGTCTCTTAAAAAGAATTTATTTTACATAAAATTCTTTATGATTTAGATTTTAACACTTATCAAGGATTTCAAATGAGTGTTGCTGCACGAGCTTATAATAAACTGCTAAGAAAAATGTTCTATTTTAATGAAAAATATCTGAAAACTCACATCATGCCTGTTCACTACTATTCTCCGGTTCCTGATAGCAGTGAGATTATAGCAGAAGACTTTTCGAAGAAGTATTCTTGTAAAGGTATAGACTGGAGAGACGATAAGCAAGTTGGTAATTTAGAAAATATTTTTGAGAAATATAAAGCAGAGTACACTCCTTCTGAAAATGGAGGCCTTTCTATTATGGATGCTTATGTTTTATATGCATTTGTAAGAGAGAATAAGCCTAGAGTTATGATTGAGATTGGGGCTGGAGATACGACCTTAATCTCGCTTAAAGCCCTGAAGAAAAATAGGGAGGAAGGCTTTGATTTTACTTTTCACTCTATTGAACCTTTTCCAAGAAACGAAATATTAGATAAAGCTGAGGACAAAGATTTTCACCTACATGTTGAAAAAGTCCAAGATGTTCCTGTTCATTTTTTTAGCGATTGTGATTTTTTATTTATTGACTCTTCTCACGTGTG
The window above is part of the Halobacteriovorax sp. HLS genome. Proteins encoded here:
- a CDS encoding class I SAM-dependent methyltransferase: MSVAARAYNKLLRKMFYFNEKYLKTHIMPVHYYSPVPDSSEIIAEDFSKKYSCKGIDWRDDKQVGNLENIFEKYKAEYTPSENGGLSIMDAYVLYAFVRENKPRVMIEIGAGDTTLISLKALKKNREEGFDFTFHSIEPFPRNEILDKAEDKDFHLHVEKVQDVPVHFFSDCDFLFIDSSHVCKIGSDVNYELLEIVPSLKVGALIHWHDIFFPAEYWKEWVQGAMYFWNESYFLQSFMSFNDSFKIEWASRYMQLTYEDKLKRTFPYYIPEHRVSSFWARRVK